The window TCGGTAGATGATGTTTTAAATGTTGAGAGTCCGCGGGTAGGTCATCTGCGGTGGCCAGCTCTGGACATTGATCTACACGTAGACTCCCTTAGCTCGCCAGAACAGTTTCCTCTTGTGGCGCGAGGTAAAGCGCCTAACAAACGCGCTGTGCGCAAGACGAAACGTCCCCGCACGCACTAGATGTTATCAGGTTTATGGGGCTGCCCCACTAACTAGTTTTAGTTTGCGGCGAATTACGTGATCATTCGCAGGATGCTACGCCCCTGCGAACGAAAGGTCGTATACTTTGTGCTGAGCACCTCAATATAGCCGCCAGCCTTGTGAATTCGCCCGTTAGCGTAGAGCTTCGGACCTGCAGGGGTATCGTTCAACATCGGCAAAAGCCCGACATCAACCCCGCTGACCTCAGCTAGGCGGACATTAGCGCCGGGCAACGCGGTGTTAAACGCAGAAATAAAGTTTTCTAGCTCGGCTTCAGAGACCGTAGGAGATAATCCTTTGTTTGAATCAGGCAGATAATAGGTGCCGATCGATGAACCTGAGCCGCGCGGAAGTGTGAAAAACAGACGCCCATCAGCGCTCTGAACGCCGATACCGTAGGTCGGATCGAGTTGTCGAGTTATCGTGATGTTAAAGCCCCTGCTCCAACGAGGTCTAATCCCCTGCAGCTCAGCCGGAACGCTAACGTGCGGCAACCACGGCCCCAGCGCGTTAACCACGAAACGCGAGCACCACAGCCCACCCTTTGTATCGCGTACCTCAAAATGATCGCCGTTTTTAACGACGCTCTGGACAGCCGTGTTCTCATAAATCGCAACGTGCTCGCTCAAAGACTCTCGCACAGGAAGCCCCCGTACAAGAAGCCCCCGCACAAGAAGCTCTGTAACTTTTTGTGGTTCAGTCATCACTGCGTCGTGCCAACACAGAGCACCGTATGGAGCGAGGCCCCGTAGTAGTGGAATTGAACCGTTAATATCTGCAACAGAGAGAATACTAGGAGTTTTTAATGGCGAGCCACATAGACGCATTAATGTTGCGTAGAGCAGCGCCGCACAGGAGACCGGCAAGCGACTTTTTAATCCAAAGCGCGCGAGGGGCATAACGCAGGGCAGCGCCGCAAGCGCATCGGGGGCCTCTCTTAACAACGCTTTTTGATCAAGGAGCGAGGTCACAACCCGCGGTAGATCGCCGGTCTGCAGGTACCTAAAGCCACCATGAATAATGCGCAGGGTGTTGTTCGATGTTGCAGAGCCGCAGGAGTGTGCCTCAAGCAGGGCAGTTGATAAGTTACGCTGTGCAGCCGCACGCGCAATGCCAAGCCCTGAGATTCCGCCGCCAAGAATGATAAGGTCGAATGTTTTCATGCTGTTGTTGGTTATGCCCCCGTATGTAGAGTGTTATAGCGCACGAAGCGCTAGTATGTAAGCATCACTAAAACAGGCAGGTAACTGTTTTTAGTCGTGAAATATTAAGTTAATGTGAAAATTGGTCGCTTTAGGGCTATATGACACCCCTTCCAAAGCTGAGCGATATAGAGGCTGCACAGGCACGCCTCATCCCACACATCGCGGTTACGCCGGTAACGCAGGCGCATGCTCTCTCAGATGAGTGTAACAGAACGATCTATCTAAAATGGGATAATAAGCTTCGTACCGGCTCGTTTAAGGAGCGTGGGGCGCTTAATTTTCTATTAAATCTCGATGCAAAAACGCTCGCCCATGGTGTCTGTACTGCTAGCGCCGGTAATCACGCCCTGGGCTTAAGCTTTCATGCGCAGAGACTCAAAGTACCGTGTCATATCGTAATGCCGGCTAATGCGCCCCTGGTAAAGATTCAGGCCTGCCGCGCAGTCGGTGCAGAGATAACCTTTAAAGACACCTTTAGTGAGGCGCTACTCTACGCACAGCAGATGGCGCACGAGCGCAAGATAACCTACGTTCCGCCCTTTGATCATGAGTGGATCGTACATGGCCAGGGGGTTGCCGGTCTTGAGTTAATGCAGCAGCTAAGCGATTTCGACTCGGTTATTATTCCAGTTGGTGGTGGCGGCTATGCAGCGGGGGTTGCAACGGCGATTAAGGCGAAACGGCCCGAGGTCTTTGTGCTCGGAATCTGCTCTGAATGGGCGCTTGAGGCACGCAGTGGCCCAAAGGCGCATGAGGGAATGATCGTGCCGATGACTATAGCCGATGGTATTGCGGTTAAGTCAGTCGGAAAGATTACGGGACCCATTATCGAGAAGCACGTTGATCTCGTTAGGTCCGTTAGTGAGCAGAGCATCGCACGCGCTATTATTATGTTGCTTGAGCATGAGCACATGGTGGTAGAGGGTGCAGGGGCGGCCGGGTTGGCTGGGCTACTAAGTGGACATCTTCCAGAGAGGTTTAAAAAACCGGCGATCTTTATCTGCGGTAGTAATATCGACAGCAATCTTCTCTCAAGGTTGATAGAGCACGATCTGGCCGAGCGCGGCAGGTTGCTGCGCGTGACTATAATGCTTCCGGACCGTCCCGGAATGTTACACATAATTTCAGGTATTATAGCAGGGCAGGGCTCTAATGTTTTGCAGGTCTCGCACGATAGGTCCTACGCAAAGCTCCCCGGCCACGTAGAAATTACGGTCATGATGGAGGTGCGAGATCATACCCACGGACAAGAGATTATCTCTGAGCTGATGCGCTCCGGCATGCCGACGGTTGAAGCCTAGGCGAAGCGCTGGGAACGCCGTTCTCCAGAGTGGCTAGGTATAAATTCAGGAGTGCGATCTTTTTCATGGCCGGTCGGATACCGGCGTTCCCAGGGGGGAGGAGCTTACGCCTTAGCGAAGCCCTGGGACCGCCACTCTCCAGAGTGGCTGGGTACAAATGCTCAGGTTGACGATCCCTTTCATGGCCGGTCGGATACCGGCGTTCCCAGGGGAGGGGCTTACGCCT is drawn from Pseudomonadota bacterium and contains these coding sequences:
- a CDS encoding DUF2442 domain-containing protein, which codes for MKNSGKLGKISLGCEVANISPFGLWVLVHGHEYFLDHKKFPWFREASVDDVLNVESPRVGHLRWPALDIDLHVDSLSSPEQFPLVARGKAPNKRAVRKTKRPRTH
- a CDS encoding FAD-dependent oxidoreductase, whose amino-acid sequence is MKTFDLIILGGGISGLGIARAAAQRNLSTALLEAHSCGSATSNNTLRIIHGGFRYLQTGDLPRVVTSLLDQKALLREAPDALAALPCVMPLARFGLKSRLPVSCAALLYATLMRLCGSPLKTPSILSVADINGSIPLLRGLAPYGALCWHDAVMTEPQKVTELLVRGLLVRGLPVRESLSEHVAIYENTAVQSVVKNGDHFEVRDTKGGLWCSRFVVNALGPWLPHVSVPAELQGIRPRWSRGFNITITRQLDPTYGIGVQSADGRLFFTLPRGSGSSIGTYYLPDSNKGLSPTVSEAELENFISAFNTALPGANVRLAEVSGVDVGLLPMLNDTPAGPKLYANGRIHKAGGYIEVLSTKYTTFRSQGRSILRMIT
- a CDS encoding pyridoxal-phosphate dependent enzyme translates to MTPLPKLSDIEAAQARLIPHIAVTPVTQAHALSDECNRTIYLKWDNKLRTGSFKERGALNFLLNLDAKTLAHGVCTASAGNHALGLSFHAQRLKVPCHIVMPANAPLVKIQACRAVGAEITFKDTFSEALLYAQQMAHERKITYVPPFDHEWIVHGQGVAGLELMQQLSDFDSVIIPVGGGGYAAGVATAIKAKRPEVFVLGICSEWALEARSGPKAHEGMIVPMTIADGIAVKSVGKITGPIIEKHVDLVRSVSEQSIARAIIMLLEHEHMVVEGAGAAGLAGLLSGHLPERFKKPAIFICGSNIDSNLLSRLIEHDLAERGRLLRVTIMLPDRPGMLHIISGIIAGQGSNVLQVSHDRSYAKLPGHVEITVMMEVRDHTHGQEIISELMRSGMPTVEA